From the genome of uncultured Bacteroides sp.:
TTGATATTAACAGATGGATTTTCTTTCAGTGTTTTGGCTATATCACTGAGTGTTCCAAATGATTCCGGTTTCACAATGTCTTTGTTTACATCAAAGTAAATGCCATAACTAACCAACTTTCCTTCGGTAATGAGTTTGCTTCGGATGTCAGGTGTTGCAGTAGTAACTTTCAGATTCGAAACATAAGGTTTGCATCCTGTATTCCAACTACTAAAGCGGATTTTGTTAAATTTCGACCCTGCATAAATATTGGTAGGTGAATCCAATACTTTGGCACCTTTATGGTATATCCTGATCCTTCGGTTTTGAATCCATATAATGACATGGTTTACTTTATTTATTTCACAAGGATTTGTCGTTGATCGTGATTCCAGCCATTCTGAATTTGGGTCGTCAACATATCCTTTAGTGCTCCAGCTTTCTTCATCCATAAATAATTGCAATCCTCTTTTACCTGGATAAAGGTCGTCAGTCATTTCTTTCTTTTCTTGTTCTTCATAAAAGCACAAATCAAATGCACTTTGAAAGTTCTCGTCTGGGATAACGTCAAATTCCATAATGAAGTTTTGAGGAAAGTCGATTGTTTTGGTGTAACAGTACATACTTCCTTCCCTATTCATGTGAAACCATTTACCCAAAGCAATATTTAATGTCTTTACTTCTCCGCCTCCATTTGTTGTCCATAGAGTAGGGAAATCTCCAATGGCATCTTGAGAAAAATCTTCAAAATAGAGAATCTTGTCGCCTGGAATAAAGTCGTATTTTGTGTAAGATTCCACTTTCTGTTGTTCAGACTGAGAATTGTTTTCTTCTTCTGTATCTTGGTTAATTGTTTTTGTTGCCCCTTTCTCTGAAGCTTGTTTTTGTCTTTTTCCACCGGATTTTTTTACGGTTTCTTCAGTCTTATTTAATCCACTTTCAATAGCTTCTTCAGATTTGTTTTCTATTCGTTCTTCTACCTTCTCTATCGTTTTTTCTTTTACGCGTTTACCTATTTTTTCAATCCATGACTGAGCATTTGCTTCTAAACCTACAAATACAAATAGGCACACTATTAATATCCCTTTTTTCATAATGATCTGTTATTAAGAGTATTTTTACAATTAGAAAATAATAACAAAAGTATATAAGTAAAAAATGTATTGATTGGAAAAAAACGACAAATTACATATTTGTAATTTCCCGGCCTGAGAACATTTTTGTAAGTTGTAGATTCCTTTTAAAAAAGAAGCTTGGTGTTTCGCCAACAATATTCTTAAAATCATTGATGAAATGAGCCTGATCAAAGTAATTCCCATCAAATACAAGCTCCTGATAATCAATTGCACCTTCATTTTTGATCTTTGACCATAAATAATCTAGTCTTATAATTCTCATTAATGTTTTTGGACTAACGCCTGTGCGTTTAATAAAGTTTCGTTCCAGAGTTCGTTTACACGCACAACAATCCTGCATAATATCTTTCAGTAAGGTAGTTGTCCCTTTCTCTAAGATTTTGTCATAAAGCTGATCTACAGCATCAGGTATATAAGGAGTGTTTTGAACTTTATTAATAAATTCGATGAAATAATCAATTCGTTCTCTTGTAGTTTTAAGTGCAGACAATGCATCCCATGCAGGATAAAAAATGGTATGAGGTAAAGTTATACTATATCTAGGTCTGGGAGACAAATCGATACCAAAAATACGAGAAAAAACAGTAGGTTTACATATAACGACAAAAGTGTCCATTAATCCATGGAAATTTAATAATAACGATTTGGGAATAATAGGAGCTGCAAAAAAAGGTTCAAGCTGGATTTTTTTTTCATTCAAAATCAGAGGAGCATCTTTGAAATGAAAAATAATAGAAACATCAGGACGAGGAATAAATTTCTCCGTCAAAAAAGGCTGGTCAAAATGGAAAGCCTCAAATTGTCTGACAAGCCAATCCTGGTCAGTTGTCGCTTTACAGTATTCTACATTAAACATAGTTCTTACTATATTGTCGGACATGTTTTCAAAAATAAGAAAAAATTATATGATTTAAATATATTTAAAACACAAAAATATGCAGAAGTCTATTAATTCTTTTACTGATGATTTAATATCATTTGAACCTTTTTTTTGCTGTGAAGTGTAAAATGTTACATAAACAACAATTTATGTAGCGTGTACGAAGATTATGTAACTCTGGCTTTAAATTTGGAAACATATAATAGTAGTTAGTCCAAATATAATGAAGTATCTTTGTTGGTACTTAAAATTAATGATTATACTATGAAAATAAGAAAGATCTGGACTGTTTGTTGTTTGATTAATTTGTTCTTCCTGCAGCAATTATTAGCCGCCGATAGTTTTGTAACTTATAATGATAATGGATTTTCCTGGATACAAAACGGGAAAGCATATCCAATATTAGTCGATCAACAGGAATATAAAGGTGTTTTGCGTGCAGTGTCTAATTTACAATCAGATGCAAATAAAGTAACAGGAGTGATACCTGAAATATCTAATTCAGCATCTGGAAGTAAAATGCTGATTATTGGTTCTGTTGAAAATAGTAGCTGGATAAAGAAATTGTTAAAGTCAGGAAAAATAAGCTCTGCTGAATTGCAAGGAAAACGTGAGAAATATATTATTCAAACTGTGAAACAACCATTTGAAGGTGTAGATGAAGCTGTTGTTATTGCAGGAAGTGATAAACGAGGTGCTATTTATGGCATTTATGAGCTATCCAATCAAATGGGAGTTTCTCCATGGTATTATTGGGCAGATGTTCCGGTTGAAAAGCATGATAAAATTTGTATAAAGGAGGGATTTTATACAGATGGTGAGCCTGCTGTTAAATTCCGTGGAATATTCTTAAATGATGAAGCACCGTCATTAAGTGGTTGGTCGCATGATACTTTTGGTGGATTTAATAGCAAGTTTTATGAAAAGGTCTTTGAGCTGATTTTGCGTCTGAAAGGAAATTTTATGTGGCCTGCAATGTGGGGAAATGCATTTTATGATGACGATAAGCAAAATGGTCCATTAGCAGACGAGATGGGTATTGTAATGGGTACTTCTCATCATGAACCGATGGGGTTAGCACAACAGGATTGGAAACGTAGGGGAACGGGCGCATGGAATTATAATACAAATAGTACTGTGCTGCGTGATTTCTGGAAAAAAGGTATGGAGCGTTGCAAAAACTGGGAATCGGTAATCACTGTTGGTATGCGTGGCGATGGTGATGAACCCATGAGTGAAGGTGCTAATATTTCATTATTACAGAATATAGTTAAAGACCAACGCAACATTATTGAATCTGTTACTGGTAGAAAAGCATCAGAAACTCCTCAAGTTTGGGCGCTTTATAAAGAAGTGCAGGATTATTATGATAAAGGAATGAGAGTTCCGGATGATGTTACCTTGTTGCTCTGCGATGATAACTGGGGGAATGTGCGAAAGCTTCCAAACTTAAAAGCAAAACCTCGTAAAGGTGGTTATGGAATGTATTATCATGTTGATTATGTTGGTGCACCAAGAAATTCTAAATGGTTAAATGTTACTCAGATACAACGTACATGGGAACAAATGAATCTTGCTTATGAATATGGAGTCCGGAATTTATGGGTAGTGAATGTTGGTGATTTGAAACCAATGGAGTATCCTATTACTTTCTTTTTAGATATGGCTTGGAATCCTGCACAGTTTAATGAAAACAATTTATTGTCTCATACGGAAAGATTCTGTGAAAAGCAGTTTGGCCCGAAGTATGCAAAAGAAGCAGCTCGCCTTATTGATACTTATACAAAGTATAATCGTAGGGTAACTCCAGAATCATTGAATGATAAGACTTATAGTTTAGAAAATTATGACGAATGGAAGCGTGTGAAAGATGATTATGAAGCTCTAAGTCTGGATGCATTGAAACTATATTATCTGATGCCGGAGAATTATCGGGATGCTTTTGATCAGTTAGTGCTTTTCCCAATTCAGGCATGTGCCAATCTTTATGATATGTACTATGCGTTGGCAAAGAATCGTGATTTGGCTGCAAAGAATGATGTTGAAGCTAACAAATGGGCCTTCAAAGTACGTGATTGCTTTGATCGCGATTCCGTTTTGACTTATCATTATAATAAAGTGATGAGTAATGGTAAATGGAATCATATTATGGATCAAACACACATTGGTTATAAATCATGGAATGATCCTAGATACAATATTATGCCTAAGGTAACTATGGTTCCGGAACCTCGCATTGCCATTCCTAATGTATTTATTGAGAACGATGGTTATGTTTCTATGGAAGCAGAGCATTATACTCGTTCAGCTAATAGTTCAATAACTAAATGGATTACCATTCCAAATCTAGGACGTACTTTGTCTGGAGTTACAACATCTCCTTGCACAGTAAACCCTGATAAAGATATGTATCTGGAATATGATTTTAAAACGGATAAAAGTGGTGATGCAACAGTTTATCTACGCTTTTCTGCTACTTTGAATTTCAATGATAATAAGGGTTTGAGGTATGCAGTCAGTCTGGATGGAGATCAAGAACAAATAGTAAACATCAATGGACATTACAAAGGTGAACTTGGTAAATGGCAGGCAGAACATGTTATTGTGACAAACACCCTTCACCACGTATATAATAAAGAAAAGCATACATTGAGAATTCGTCCGTTAGATCCAGCTTTAGTATTGCAAAAAGTAATGATCGATTTTGGAGGTCTGAAACCTTCATTCCTGGGGGCGCCGGAGAGTTTAATTAAATAGAGTACATTTTATAGAATATGAATAAAGATGTAAATACGCATTTAGTTATTCAACAAAAAATATTAGGGAGAGGAAAAATGAATAATAGTAAATTCAGATTAATTTTATTGGCATTATTGACTTGTAGTTTTTCAGTGTGGACTGAAGCAAAAGTAAAATTTCCGGCTATTTTTTCAGATGGAATGGTACTTCAACGTGAACAGCCCGTTAAGATATGGGGAAAAGCCGATGCCGGAGAGAATGTGGAGATAACATTCAAGAAAAAGAAGTATAGTACAAAAGCAGATGAAAACGGTAAATGGCAGGTTGTTCTTCCATCAATAAAAGCGGGTGGACCTTATGAAATGAATGTAAATGACCTTTCCATAAAGGATATATTGATAGGTGATGTTTGGTTGTGTTCGGGGCAATCGAATATGGAATTAACAGCTGCCAGAGTTACGGATATGTTCCGCAGTGAGATAGAGAGTTATTCAAACCCAATGATTCGTTATGTAAAAATACCCTATGGCAATGATTTGCATGGGCCTAAAGATGATATTTCAAGAATGGACTGGAAAGCACTGACAATAGAAAATGCTCCGTCTTTTTCAGCGTTAGCCTACTTCTTTGCAAAAGAGATGTACAATGAAACAAAAGTTCCTGTTGGCATTGTGAACTCCAGTTGGGGAGGAAGCTCTGTAGAAGCGTGGATGAGTGAAGATGCGTTGCAGGCTTTCCCGAAAAAATTACGTGAAAGAGATATTTTCAATTCAGATGAATATAGAGCATTAGCGAATAAATGCAATGGAATGATGTCTGATCTTTGGAATACCACTTTATATAAAAATGATAAAGGTCTACATGCACCTGTTTGCTGGTATAAGCCCGAGTTGGACGATACAGATTGGAAAACGGTCGATCTTTTCTCTTCAGATTGGGCAATCAATAGTGGTAATCTATTAAACGGGGCACATTGGTTCCGCCAGCATGTTAGTCTTACCAAAGAACAGGCAAGTAAAAATGTTGTGTTACGCCTTGGATGTATACGAGATGCAGACTCAGTATTTGTAAATGGAACATTTGTAGGTACAACAGCTTATCAATATCCACCTCGTATTTATAAAATTCCGGCTTCATTATTACAGGTCGGTGATAACACAATTACGGTTCGCTTAATTAGTTATGGCGGATTCCCGGGATTCGTTAAAGACAAACTTTATTGTATGGCTATTGATGGAGATACAATAAATCTTTCCAACCAATGGAAATATAAGTTAGGTTGTGAATTACCTTCTAAAAATGGAGATGTTTCTTTTCAGAATATTCCAACCGGAATGTACAATTCAATGATATCTCCATTGAAAAACCTTTCTTTTAAAGGAGCTTTGTGGTATCAGGGTGAAACGAATACAGGCAAGCCGGACGAATATGAAGCTTTGTTGACTGCAATGATAAATGATTGGCGAACCAAATTAGGCAATAAGGATTTACCATTTTTTATCGTACAGCTAGCTAATTTTATGCAAACACATCCTCAACCAGTAGAAAGTGGTTGGGCTGGCCTGCGTGAAGCTCAGCGACAAGTTTCTTTAAAAGTTCCCAATACAGCATTGGCTGTGGCTATTGATTTGGGTGAGTGGAACGATATTCATCCGTTGAATAAGAAGGAACTGGCAAGGCGCATATCTTTATTGACGAAAAAAGTGGTTTACGACCATAAAGATGTAGTTTGTAACGGACCTATCTGTAAATCAATGACAGTAGAAAATGGAAAACTAATCCTTTCTTTCGAAGAAGGTACAAATAACCTGATGCCGGTTGATCATTTAAAAGGTTTTGCTGTGGCGGGTGAAGATGGACGTTTTAAATGGGCTCAAGCTGTCATAGAAAATAATAAAGTAATAGTTTGGAATAATGAGATTTTACGACCGATAAAGGTACGCTATGCATGGGATGATAATCCTCAGGGAGTAAATCTGAAGAATAACGCAGGGCTTCCCGCTTCTCCATTTCAAATGACATTAGAAAAATGATTTAAAGTTCATCAGGGTTTTAACTCAAAAGAGGTCATCTGAAATATAAAATTAGGTTTCTGAGAATTGATATTTAGAAATAGACTCTTACATAGATTCTTAGAAAAGAACTTTTAAAAGAGGTTGTTCAATTTGAGCAATCTCTTTTAAATTAATTATATTAGTAAATTAGCGATCTTGGAAGCCTGATAAAATATATGATAATCTATTCTTTAGAATTTCCTTCCAGGTATTCTTTCTTAAAAATATTAATGCAAAGTATAAATATAGATAATAACAAAGGACCGAATATAATTCCCAGAAAACCAAATAATTTCAGTCCCAGAATAACTCCAAAAATGGTAATCAACGGATGTGTGTTAGCTAGTCTCTTTTGTAACATGAAGCGCAATAAATTGTCTATATTTGTAGTTACAATGAATGAGTAAGCAGCAAGGCCGATACCATTTTGCCAATCACCTGTCAGAAACAGATATGCAACCAATGGTGCCCAGATTAATCCGATTCCTACTATAGGAATAATAGATGCAAAGCAACTTAAAAAGCCAAAGAGAATAGGGTTAGGAACTCCGAATATCAGATATCCAATAAATGCTACTCCTCCCTGGGAGATGGCAACTAAAGGAATACCGATTGCATTAGATCTAATTATTGTTTTTATTCTATTAAGCACATTGGTTTTATCAGAGCTGGTAAAAGGTAATAAATCATATAAATACAGTTCCATCTTTCTTCCTTCTAATAGCATGAAAAAGAGAATTAGAAGCATAACAAACATGTTTATGGTAAAATTACTTATATTGCCTACTATATATTGACCTGCTTGGGGTATAAAAGCTGTTATAGCTGATAAGTTATCTTCATTGAGCACATTATAACCAGTCTTTTCAAAAATAAGGCTGGCAATGTTTTTAATAGCTGAAATGTACGACTGAGGATCAATATTTAAATGCTGAAGTTTTCCAACCAGTAGCCAAACAACAAGAGAAATAGGGATAAGAAAGCACAACGCAGCTTCGAAAAGCATCAATGAGGCAGCTATACAACGTTTTATATTTTTTTTCTCTGTCAGATAGAACATTTGCTTTCTTACCAGGATATAAATAGTAGATGCACCAAGGATTCCACTCAGAAAAGGACTTAATTTAATAAGTAAAATTGTTCCTAAAACCAGAATAATGGCTATTAGTGAATATTTGCAATATTGTTTTTTGGTATTCATTGACAACAATTTTATATTTCAGGCATTAATATAGCAAATAAAATATTATAAAAAACAATGAATAACTGAATATTGTTTTTTAATATGGATTTATCCTGGCTGGATGATTGTATAATTCCTACGATTTTAAGAGCTAACCATTGCATATTTTTATAATTGTTTCAGGTGTTATTTGTTCTTGATTAATAGATATCTAATCTCTGCTTATTGTTTAACAAAAATCAATAGTTTACTACTCTGTTTTTATTTCTTTAATCTTTTTTTAGTTTTTAGATTGTTAAAATAGTAATGCAAACATAGTTATGGTATTAAAAAAAGTAATATATTTGTTACGCATTGCTAAATGAATAATAGCTTTTTGCACATATAACACATAAAATACGATAAATCTGCTAAGAATAACATAATAATGAAGAGAATATTGGTTACAGGAGGAGCCGGCTTTATAGGTTCACACTTATGTACTAAATTGATAAATGACGGACATAGTGTTATTTGTTTAGATAATTTTTTTACAGGCTCCAGAAGTAATGTATGGCACCTTATGGATAATTCTCGATTTGAGTTGGTTCGCCATGATGTAACTGTTCCATATAATGCAGAGGTTGACGAAATCTATAATCTTGCATGCCCTGCTTCCCCTGTTCATTATCAGCATGATCCTGTAAAAACAGTAAAAACGTCTGTTATGGGTGCTATTAATATGTTGGCTCTTGGCAGACAGGTGGGGGCTAAAGTGTTGCAGGCTTCTACCAGTGAAGTTTATGGAGATCCAATTGTTCATCCTCAAACGGAAGAATACTGGGGCAATGTAAATACAGTTGGTATTCGTTCTTGTTATGATGAAGGAAAACGTTGTGCCGAAACGCTTTTTATGGATTATCACAGACAAAAAAAACTTCGTATAAAGATTATTCGTATATTTAATACTTATGGTCCTTTAATGAGTAAAAATGATGGTCGGGTTGTCTCCAATTTTATCGTTCAGGCATTAAAGAACGAAGATATTACTCTTTATGGGGATGGTAGTCAGACTCGTAGCTTTCAATATGTGGATGACCTGATAGAGGGTATGGTTCGTATGATGGATACCGATGATAAGTTTATTGGTCCAATAAATATTGGCAATCCCAATGAATTTACAATTAAAGAACTTGCGGAAAAGGTTATTGAGTTAACAGGGGCTAAATCCAAATTTATTTATAAACCTTTACCCGGAGATGATCCCAAACAACGCCAGCCGGATATTACTTTGGCAAAAGAAAAATTAAATTGGCAGCCCTCTGTTCATCTGGAAGAAGGATTGATAAAAACAATCGATTATTTTAAATCAATACTTTAAGAATTTCCTCCAAAGAATTTAATAATGCCTATAAAAAGAATGATAATGGAGATAAACTACTCTGAATATAAGATCCTTGTAGTTGATGATGTTTTGTCCAATGTGTTATTGCTCAAAGTATTGTTGACAAATGAAAAATATAATGTTGTAACTGCCATGAATGGCACACAGGCGTTAAAGATGGTCGAATCGGAATTACCCGATTTGATTTTACTGGATGTAATGATGCCTGATATTAGCGGTTTTGAAGTTGCCAGACAACTTAAGGAAAAGCCTGCATTTGCTCAGATTCCTATTATATTTCTTACAGCTTTGAATTCCACTGCCGACATCGTAAAAGGATTCCAGATGGGAGCTAATGATTTTATTTCCAAACCATTTAATAAAGAAGAGCTGATCATTCGTGTAAAGCATCAGATATCTTTAATAGCGGCTAAACGAATCATTTTTAACCAGAATGAAGAGTTGAAGCGCACTATCAAAGGTCGTGACAAGCTTTATTCAGTTATTGCCCACGATCTTCGTTCGCCTATGGCATCTATCAAAATGGTACTTAATATGTTGATGATCAACTTACCGGGAGAGAAAATAGGAGATGAGATGCATGAGTTGCTGAATATGGCAAATCAAACAACAGAGGAACTGTTCTCATTATTGGATAATTTGTTAAAGTGGACCAAGAGTCAGATTGGCCGGTTAAATGTGGTACCACAAGATATCGATATTGTTGGAGTTTCGGCCGG
Proteins encoded in this window:
- a CDS encoding helix-turn-helix domain-containing protein, which produces MSDNIVRTMFNVEYCKATTDQDWLVRQFEAFHFDQPFLTEKFIPRPDVSIIFHFKDAPLILNEKKIQLEPFFAAPIIPKSLLLNFHGLMDTFVVICKPTVFSRIFGIDLSPRPRYSITLPHTIFYPAWDALSALKTTRERIDYFIEFINKVQNTPYIPDAVDQLYDKILEKGTTTLLKDIMQDCCACKRTLERNFIKRTGVSPKTLMRIIRLDYLWSKIKNEGAIDYQELVFDGNYFDQAHFINDFKNIVGETPSFFFKRNLQLTKMFSGREITNM
- a CDS encoding OmpA family protein; the protein is MKKGILIVCLFVFVGLEANAQSWIEKIGKRVKEKTIEKVEERIENKSEEAIESGLNKTEETVKKSGGKRQKQASEKGATKTINQDTEEENNSQSEQQKVESYTKYDFIPGDKILYFEDFSQDAIGDFPTLWTTNGGGEVKTLNIALGKWFHMNREGSMYCYTKTIDFPQNFIMEFDVIPDENFQSAFDLCFYEEQEKKEMTDDLYPGKRGLQLFMDEESWSTKGYVDDPNSEWLESRSTTNPCEINKVNHVIIWIQNRRIRIYHKGAKVLDSPTNIYAGSKFNKIRFSSWNTGCKPYVSNLKVTTATPDIRSKLITEGKLVSYGIYFDVNKDIVKPESFGTLSDIAKTLKENPSVNIKIVGHTDSDGDNAKNIDLSKRRAVSVKHVLSTDFGIDDNRIQTDGKGELEPLSSNTTAENKAKNRRVEFIKL
- a CDS encoding UDP-glucuronic acid decarboxylase family protein is translated as MKRILVTGGAGFIGSHLCTKLINDGHSVICLDNFFTGSRSNVWHLMDNSRFELVRHDVTVPYNAEVDEIYNLACPASPVHYQHDPVKTVKTSVMGAINMLALGRQVGAKVLQASTSEVYGDPIVHPQTEEYWGNVNTVGIRSCYDEGKRCAETLFMDYHRQKKLRIKIIRIFNTYGPLMSKNDGRVVSNFIVQALKNEDITLYGDGSQTRSFQYVDDLIEGMVRMMDTDDKFIGPINIGNPNEFTIKELAEKVIELTGAKSKFIYKPLPGDDPKQRQPDITLAKEKLNWQPSVHLEEGLIKTIDYFKSIL
- a CDS encoding AI-2E family transporter; amino-acid sequence: MNTKKQYCKYSLIAIILVLGTILLIKLSPFLSGILGASTIYILVRKQMFYLTEKKNIKRCIAASLMLFEAALCFLIPISLVVWLLVGKLQHLNIDPQSYISAIKNIASLIFEKTGYNVLNEDNLSAITAFIPQAGQYIVGNISNFTINMFVMLLILFFMLLEGRKMELYLYDLLPFTSSDKTNVLNRIKTIIRSNAIGIPLVAISQGGVAFIGYLIFGVPNPILFGFLSCFASIIPIVGIGLIWAPLVAYLFLTGDWQNGIGLAAYSFIVTTNIDNLLRFMLQKRLANTHPLITIFGVILGLKLFGFLGIIFGPLLLSIFILCINIFKKEYLEGNSKE
- a CDS encoding glycosyl hydrolase 115 family protein, which produces MKIRKIWTVCCLINLFFLQQLLAADSFVTYNDNGFSWIQNGKAYPILVDQQEYKGVLRAVSNLQSDANKVTGVIPEISNSASGSKMLIIGSVENSSWIKKLLKSGKISSAELQGKREKYIIQTVKQPFEGVDEAVVIAGSDKRGAIYGIYELSNQMGVSPWYYWADVPVEKHDKICIKEGFYTDGEPAVKFRGIFLNDEAPSLSGWSHDTFGGFNSKFYEKVFELILRLKGNFMWPAMWGNAFYDDDKQNGPLADEMGIVMGTSHHEPMGLAQQDWKRRGTGAWNYNTNSTVLRDFWKKGMERCKNWESVITVGMRGDGDEPMSEGANISLLQNIVKDQRNIIESVTGRKASETPQVWALYKEVQDYYDKGMRVPDDVTLLLCDDNWGNVRKLPNLKAKPRKGGYGMYYHVDYVGAPRNSKWLNVTQIQRTWEQMNLAYEYGVRNLWVVNVGDLKPMEYPITFFLDMAWNPAQFNENNLLSHTERFCEKQFGPKYAKEAARLIDTYTKYNRRVTPESLNDKTYSLENYDEWKRVKDDYEALSLDALKLYYLMPENYRDAFDQLVLFPIQACANLYDMYYALAKNRDLAAKNDVEANKWAFKVRDCFDRDSVLTYHYNKVMSNGKWNHIMDQTHIGYKSWNDPRYNIMPKVTMVPEPRIAIPNVFIENDGYVSMEAEHYTRSANSSITKWITIPNLGRTLSGVTTSPCTVNPDKDMYLEYDFKTDKSGDATVYLRFSATLNFNDNKGLRYAVSLDGDQEQIVNINGHYKGELGKWQAEHVIVTNTLHHVYNKEKHTLRIRPLDPALVLQKVMIDFGGLKPSFLGAPESLIK
- a CDS encoding response regulator; the protein is MIMEINYSEYKILVVDDVLSNVLLLKVLLTNEKYNVVTAMNGTQALKMVESELPDLILLDVMMPDISGFEVARQLKEKPAFAQIPIIFLTALNSTADIVKGFQMGANDFISKPFNKEELIIRVKHQISLIAAKRIIFNQNEELKRTIKGRDKLYSVIAHDLRSPMASIKMVLNMLMINLPGEKIGDEMHELLNMANQTTEELFSLLDNLLKWTKSQIGRLNVVPQDIDIVGVSAGVIEIFSMVAELKQIKINLQAPDQLEVRADIDMIKTVIRNLISNALKFSNPGSEVHVVVEEKEEQVVVNVVDHGRGIKKEDQTKLLNVDTHYSTFGTKNEEGSGLGLLLCQDFVRKNGGELWFNSEEGEGSVFSFYLPKLS
- a CDS encoding sialate O-acetylesterase yields the protein MNNSKFRLILLALLTCSFSVWTEAKVKFPAIFSDGMVLQREQPVKIWGKADAGENVEITFKKKKYSTKADENGKWQVVLPSIKAGGPYEMNVNDLSIKDILIGDVWLCSGQSNMELTAARVTDMFRSEIESYSNPMIRYVKIPYGNDLHGPKDDISRMDWKALTIENAPSFSALAYFFAKEMYNETKVPVGIVNSSWGGSSVEAWMSEDALQAFPKKLRERDIFNSDEYRALANKCNGMMSDLWNTTLYKNDKGLHAPVCWYKPELDDTDWKTVDLFSSDWAINSGNLLNGAHWFRQHVSLTKEQASKNVVLRLGCIRDADSVFVNGTFVGTTAYQYPPRIYKIPASLLQVGDNTITVRLISYGGFPGFVKDKLYCMAIDGDTINLSNQWKYKLGCELPSKNGDVSFQNIPTGMYNSMISPLKNLSFKGALWYQGETNTGKPDEYEALLTAMINDWRTKLGNKDLPFFIVQLANFMQTHPQPVESGWAGLREAQRQVSLKVPNTALAVAIDLGEWNDIHPLNKKELARRISLLTKKVVYDHKDVVCNGPICKSMTVENGKLILSFEEGTNNLMPVDHLKGFAVAGEDGRFKWAQAVIENNKVIVWNNEILRPIKVRYAWDDNPQGVNLKNNAGLPASPFQMTLEK